The Listeria sp. PSOL-1 genome includes a region encoding these proteins:
- the nifJ gene encoding pyruvate:ferredoxin (flavodoxin) oxidoreductase has product MRNQKTMDGNTAAAYISYAFTEVAAIYPITPSSTMAELVDEWSAASKLNLFGEPVKVVELESEAGASGTVHGSLKAGALTSTYTASQGLLLMIPNMYKIAGELLPTVFHVSARTISAASLNIFGDHSDVMAARQTGFVMLAESTVQEVMDLSAVAHLASLKGSLPFLNFFDGFRTSHELQKIELLEYAELEALLDKGALATFRNRSMSPNRPTTSGTNQNPDIFFQQRETVNRYYQEIPSIVREYMSEINKLRGTDYDLVNYYGSEDATDVIVAMGSVTSVISQAIDHLIAQGKKVGLLNIRLYRPFPSDIFLQKMPNTVKRMAVLDRTKEPGASGEPLLLDVQSALYDSEKRPVVIGGRYGLGSKDVTPDQILGVYSHLESALPKPRFTIGITDDVTQLSLENIGPKDLTNPETFQCKFWGFGSDGTVGANKAAIKIIGDHTDLNVQGYFSYDSKKSGGLTVSHLRFGKSKIRSSYLVTEPNFVSCSTAAYLKTYNLLEGIKEGGTFLLNTVWSVEQLERHLPASIRRTIAEKKVNFYIINALKIASESGLGRRTNTIMQTAFFKLTKILPFEKALQELKDSALKTYGKKDMGVATKNIQAMDAAISGLVKVEIPASWLEVSDEPKKTDQTTPSYVKQILEPVNRLLGDTLSVGQLIENGMADGSVPQGTSAYEKRGIALEVPEWISENCTMCNECAFVCPHAAIRPILTDDLEKETAPLGFITREMRGKNGLNYRIQVSPLDCTGCNLCSETCPAKKKALVMKPFEEIAEQEERNWDFAMSVTPKKNPGKKNTIPGSQFEQPLLEFSGACAGCGETPYIKLVTQLFGDRMMIANATGCSSIWGASAPATPYTVNHLGQGPAWANSLLEDNAEYGYGMHLANQTLRKALANKIKEALSSGEYSEHLRACFTEWLAQMDIGEGTRERAEDLQLALLAEMKDQPLLEEIYAARDLFIKRSQWMIGGDGWAYDIGFAGIDHVLASGEDVNMLVMDNEVYSNTGGQSSKATPTAAIAKFASLGKVAGKKDLGMMAMSYGNIYVAQIAMGASKRQALKAIEEAEKYPGPSLIICYTPCIAHGISSGMKTMLSETDKAVECGYWNLYRYNPELEEKGKNPMMMDFKKPNFALFKEFLMRETRYSALYKQNPEIAKKLAEKTQKDAEKRFIRYASLAGLDTEKIVATKTK; this is encoded by the coding sequence ATGCGTAATCAAAAAACAATGGATGGGAATACAGCAGCGGCATATATTTCTTACGCGTTTACTGAAGTTGCTGCGATTTATCCGATCACGCCATCATCAACTATGGCTGAACTTGTTGATGAATGGTCGGCGGCTTCAAAGTTGAATCTTTTCGGGGAACCTGTGAAGGTTGTGGAGCTAGAATCAGAAGCGGGGGCATCTGGTACGGTTCATGGCTCACTTAAAGCAGGCGCCTTAACAAGCACCTATACAGCATCACAAGGCTTGTTACTAATGATCCCTAATATGTACAAAATTGCTGGCGAGCTCCTTCCAACCGTTTTTCATGTTTCGGCCCGGACAATTTCAGCTGCATCATTAAATATTTTTGGTGATCATAGCGATGTGATGGCAGCTCGGCAAACAGGATTTGTCATGCTTGCTGAAAGTACTGTGCAAGAAGTGATGGACTTATCAGCAGTTGCTCACCTTGCTTCTTTAAAGGGAAGTTTACCATTTTTAAACTTTTTCGATGGCTTTAGAACAAGTCATGAACTGCAAAAAATTGAGCTTTTGGAATACGCAGAACTTGAGGCGTTGCTTGATAAAGGGGCACTAGCAACATTTCGTAATCGCAGCATGAGTCCAAATCGTCCAACAACATCCGGTACAAATCAAAATCCCGATATCTTTTTCCAACAGCGTGAAACGGTTAATCGTTACTATCAGGAAATTCCAAGTATAGTTCGTGAATATATGAGTGAAATTAACAAGCTTCGGGGAACGGATTATGATTTAGTTAACTATTATGGGAGTGAAGATGCAACGGATGTTATTGTCGCAATGGGTTCTGTTACTTCTGTCATCTCACAAGCCATCGATCATTTAATCGCACAAGGGAAAAAAGTTGGTTTATTAAATATCCGTCTTTACCGTCCATTTCCGAGTGACATCTTTTTACAAAAAATGCCCAATACAGTTAAGCGCATGGCTGTACTTGACCGTACCAAAGAGCCTGGCGCTTCCGGGGAGCCACTTTTATTAGATGTCCAAAGTGCACTATATGATAGTGAAAAACGTCCTGTCGTTATCGGAGGGCGCTATGGTCTAGGTTCAAAAGATGTGACACCAGATCAGATCCTTGGTGTTTACTCACATCTGGAAAGCGCCTTACCAAAACCACGCTTCACAATTGGGATTACAGATGATGTTACCCAGCTTTCTTTAGAAAACATTGGTCCAAAAGATTTAACAAACCCTGAAACCTTTCAATGTAAGTTTTGGGGATTTGGCTCAGATGGCACTGTGGGCGCCAATAAAGCAGCAATCAAAATTATTGGTGACCACACAGATTTAAATGTACAAGGTTATTTTTCCTATGATTCTAAAAAATCTGGTGGTCTAACTGTTTCTCATCTACGCTTTGGAAAGTCAAAAATCCGGTCATCTTATCTTGTTACTGAACCTAATTTCGTTTCCTGTTCAACAGCTGCTTATTTAAAAACGTATAACTTGTTAGAAGGGATAAAAGAAGGCGGGACATTTTTACTTAATACAGTTTGGTCAGTTGAACAACTAGAACGCCACTTACCAGCGAGTATTCGGCGCACAATCGCAGAAAAGAAGGTTAACTTCTATATCATTAATGCCTTGAAGATTGCTTCAGAATCCGGACTTGGGAGAAGAACGAATACAATTATGCAAACCGCCTTTTTCAAACTAACAAAAATCTTACCCTTTGAAAAAGCTTTGCAAGAATTAAAAGATTCAGCGCTAAAAACGTACGGTAAAAAAGATATGGGAGTTGCAACAAAAAATATTCAAGCAATGGATGCAGCGATTTCTGGACTAGTTAAAGTAGAGATACCTGCATCATGGTTAGAAGTAAGTGATGAGCCCAAAAAAACAGATCAAACAACACCATCTTATGTTAAGCAAATCCTCGAGCCAGTTAATCGTCTGCTTGGAGATACGCTATCTGTTGGACAACTCATCGAAAACGGGATGGCAGACGGCAGCGTACCTCAAGGAACATCCGCTTACGAGAAGCGAGGAATTGCGCTTGAAGTTCCTGAATGGATCTCTGAGAACTGTACGATGTGTAATGAATGTGCCTTTGTTTGCCCTCATGCTGCCATCCGTCCTATCTTGACAGATGATCTTGAGAAAGAAACTGCCCCTTTAGGATTTATTACACGCGAGATGCGAGGAAAAAATGGTTTAAATTACCGAATTCAAGTTTCGCCACTTGACTGTACTGGATGTAATTTATGCAGTGAGACTTGTCCAGCGAAAAAGAAAGCATTAGTGATGAAACCATTTGAAGAAATCGCCGAACAAGAAGAAAGAAATTGGGATTTTGCCATGAGCGTTACACCAAAGAAAAACCCTGGAAAGAAAAATACAATTCCAGGAAGCCAGTTTGAACAACCATTACTTGAATTTTCTGGTGCATGTGCTGGTTGCGGGGAGACGCCGTATATTAAATTAGTTACGCAATTATTTGGCGACCGGATGATGATTGCTAATGCGACGGGTTGTTCTTCTATATGGGGAGCAAGTGCCCCTGCCACACCTTATACTGTCAATCATCTAGGACAAGGTCCAGCTTGGGCTAATTCACTTCTTGAAGATAATGCAGAGTATGGTTATGGCATGCATCTAGCAAATCAAACCCTCCGTAAAGCATTAGCCAATAAAATAAAGGAAGCATTAAGTAGTGGGGAATATTCAGAACATCTACGTGCATGTTTCACTGAATGGTTAGCGCAAATGGATATTGGTGAGGGCACGAGAGAACGCGCTGAAGATTTACAACTTGCTCTTCTTGCTGAAATGAAAGATCAACCACTCTTAGAAGAAATTTATGCAGCACGTGATTTGTTTATTAAACGTTCGCAGTGGATGATTGGTGGCGATGGCTGGGCTTATGATATCGGCTTTGCTGGAATTGACCATGTGCTTGCATCTGGTGAAGACGTGAATATGCTTGTTATGGATAATGAAGTTTATTCCAATACAGGTGGTCAATCTTCAAAAGCGACACCAACCGCAGCTATTGCAAAATTTGCTTCTCTTGGGAAAGTTGCCGGCAAGAAAGATCTTGGCATGATGGCCATGAGCTATGGGAATATTTACGTTGCACAAATTGCAATGGGAGCAAGTAAACGTCAAGCACTAAAAGCCATTGAAGAAGCCGAAAAATATCCAGGCCCATCGTTAATTATTTGCTACACCCCATGTATTGCGCATGGAATTTCTTCAGGCATGAAAACAATGCTGTCCGAAACAGATAAAGCTGTTGAATGCGGCTACTGGAATTTATATCGTTATAATCCTGAACTTGAAGAAAAAGGAAAAAATCCAATGATGATGGATTTTAAAAAACCAAATTTTGCGTTGTTCAAGGAATTTTTAATGCGTGAAACACGTTATTCAGCACTTTATAAACAAAACCCAGAAATAGCTAAAAAACTGGCCGAAAAAACCCAAAAAGATGCCGAAAAACGTTTTATCCGTTATGCAAGCCTTGCTGGACTCGATACAGAAAAAATAGTTGCAACAAAAACAAAATAA
- a CDS encoding nitronate monooxygenase — MSITELLHIEYPIIQGAMAQIAKAELVSAVSNAGGLGVIASGGMSAEELAAEIRRTKTLTDKPFAVNLMLMMTNIEELTEVIIKEDVKIITTGAGTPKSFMPTWKAAGITVIPVVPSVMIARKMEKLGADAVIAEGTEAGGHVGETTTMALLPQVVDAVSIPVIAAGGIADGRGMVAAFALGAAGVQIGTRFLATDECPVHDNFKAALLKAGDRDTMVTGRRSGAPVRSIKNKMIKEYLRLENENVDRDTLESLTLGSLRKAVAEGDTENGSIMAGQITGMINEIKPCKDVILEIMKQAKEVTSSL, encoded by the coding sequence ATGTCAATTACAGAATTACTTCACATTGAATATCCAATTATTCAAGGAGCAATGGCACAAATTGCAAAAGCAGAACTTGTTTCGGCAGTTTCAAACGCGGGAGGCTTAGGTGTGATAGCTTCTGGCGGAATGTCAGCTGAAGAATTAGCTGCAGAAATACGTCGAACAAAAACACTAACGGATAAGCCATTTGCAGTTAATTTAATGTTAATGATGACAAATATTGAAGAATTAACAGAAGTTATCATCAAAGAGGATGTAAAAATCATTACAACAGGAGCAGGAACACCAAAATCATTTATGCCAACTTGGAAGGCTGCTGGAATTACAGTTATTCCTGTTGTGCCATCTGTTATGATTGCTAGAAAAATGGAAAAATTAGGTGCGGATGCTGTCATTGCAGAAGGAACAGAAGCAGGCGGGCATGTTGGTGAAACGACAACAATGGCGCTACTTCCTCAGGTAGTGGATGCAGTTTCGATTCCTGTTATTGCTGCAGGTGGGATTGCCGATGGACGCGGTATGGTTGCAGCTTTTGCTTTAGGTGCTGCTGGAGTTCAAATTGGCACACGCTTTTTAGCAACAGATGAATGCCCTGTACATGATAATTTTAAAGCCGCACTGCTTAAAGCGGGTGACCGTGATACAATGGTTACTGGAAGGCGAAGCGGAGCACCAGTCCGTTCGATTAAAAATAAAATGATCAAAGAATATTTACGCTTAGAAAATGAAAATGTTGATCGTGATACACTTGAAAGCTTAACGCTTGGTTCATTGCGTAAAGCTGTAGCAGAAGGCGACACAGAAAATGGCTCCATCATGGCAGGTCAAATTACGGGGATGATTAATGAAATTAAACCTTGTAAGGATGTTATTTTGGAGATTATGAAGCAAGCAAAAGAAGTGACGAGCAGCCTCTAA
- a CDS encoding NAD(P)-dependent oxidoreductase gives MKQRIFVAGKLMAETESKLQALGAAFYTGDGKITEAELIQGVRFSDALICPLSSPVTAKVLESSKNLKVVANVGAGFDNIAVKRAKELGIAVTNTPEVSTEATAELTLGLILDVMRRISAGDRLLRERPEEFTGWAPTFFLGNGLAGKTLGIIGLGKIGQAVAERANAFGMKLIYSGHKPKEMAKKWNAKFVSEKELFETSDIVTIHASYSEELKHLINHETLKLMKKESFLINAARGPIVCEADLITALKRHEISGAALDVFEFEPKVSAELRQIEQVVLTPHIGNATIETRIKMGEIALDNVQAVLNGLDPLNSVY, from the coding sequence ATGAAACAACGCATTTTTGTAGCTGGGAAGTTGATGGCGGAAACTGAAAGCAAATTACAAGCATTAGGTGCTGCGTTTTATACTGGTGATGGAAAAATAACTGAAGCGGAATTAATACAGGGCGTACGATTTTCGGATGCCCTTATTTGTCCACTTTCAAGTCCTGTCACTGCGAAAGTTTTAGAGAGTTCGAAAAATCTTAAAGTCGTTGCAAATGTGGGTGCTGGTTTTGATAACATTGCGGTTAAAAGAGCAAAAGAATTAGGGATTGCTGTAACGAATACACCAGAAGTTTCAACAGAAGCGACAGCTGAATTAACGCTTGGGCTTATTCTTGATGTGATGCGGCGAATTTCAGCAGGAGATCGTTTGTTAAGGGAAAGGCCGGAAGAATTTACGGGCTGGGCACCAACCTTTTTCTTAGGAAATGGTTTAGCAGGGAAAACGCTTGGAATTATCGGATTAGGCAAAATCGGTCAAGCTGTGGCAGAACGAGCAAATGCTTTTGGTATGAAGCTTATTTATTCTGGGCACAAGCCAAAGGAAATGGCCAAAAAATGGAACGCAAAGTTTGTTTCTGAAAAAGAATTATTTGAAACAAGCGATATTGTAACCATCCATGCCTCGTATAGTGAAGAGTTGAAACATTTAATTAATCATGAAACACTAAAATTAATGAAAAAAGAAAGCTTTCTTATTAATGCAGCTAGAGGCCCGATTGTTTGTGAAGCTGATTTAATTACGGCTTTAAAGCGTCATGAAATAAGTGGGGCTGCACTTGATGTGTTTGAATTTGAGCCAAAAGTGTCTGCTGAACTGAGACAGATTGAACAAGTCGTTTTAACCCCTCATATTGGGAATGCGACAATTGAAACGCGAATAAAAATGGGCGAAATAGCACTTGATAATGTCCAAGCGGTTCTTAATGGACTTGATCCGCTTAACTCCGTTTATTAG
- a CDS encoding alpha/beta hydrolase: MKNIMKWVFIGLFSVILLPLIALLFIFKKAAGKRDYNPAVLDNLEEAAQDYVKKTAPLSDVDTRYKYIRVTEKTLRSAKKIAIGDIENKKIDGPAGKIPLRIYTPEADGPYQVIVYFHGGSFVTGNLNTHDAIARRIVQATGARVIAVDYRLAPESPFPRAIEDAYSALLWVNSHQTSLRMKSNEIIVAGDSAGANIAAVVSQLAKAKELPEISKQILLYPPTDIFSRDASVLYPSMDEFKEGYVLTKEALDKCFKLYLAGAENRKYDPLVAPIRSKHLHGLPEALIVTAEYDPLRDQGEAYAKKLTEAGVLVTLKRMEKVPHDFMQTDSDATDEVYQLIGDFLTEK, encoded by the coding sequence TTGAAAAATATAATGAAATGGGTTTTTATTGGGTTATTTAGTGTTATTTTATTACCGCTGATTGCTCTTTTATTTATCTTTAAAAAAGCAGCCGGGAAACGTGATTATAATCCAGCAGTCCTTGATAATTTAGAAGAAGCTGCACAAGACTATGTTAAAAAAACAGCACCACTATCTGATGTCGATACTCGTTATAAATATATCCGAGTTACTGAAAAAACTTTACGATCCGCTAAAAAGATCGCAATCGGTGATATTGAGAATAAAAAAATTGACGGTCCGGCTGGAAAAATTCCGCTTAGAATTTATACACCTGAAGCAGATGGACCTTATCAAGTCATTGTTTATTTTCACGGTGGCAGCTTTGTTACTGGGAATTTAAACACACATGATGCTATTGCTAGAAGAATAGTGCAGGCAACAGGCGCACGCGTTATTGCTGTGGACTATCGTTTAGCTCCTGAAAGTCCATTTCCGCGAGCGATTGAAGATGCTTATAGTGCACTTCTTTGGGTCAATTCACATCAAACTAGTTTGCGGATGAAATCAAATGAAATTATTGTAGCCGGAGACAGTGCTGGTGCTAATATTGCGGCAGTTGTTTCCCAATTAGCAAAGGCAAAAGAGCTGCCTGAAATTAGTAAACAAATCTTGCTTTATCCGCCAACAGATATTTTCAGCCGAGATGCTTCAGTCCTTTATCCTTCTATGGATGAATTTAAAGAGGGCTATGTTTTAACAAAAGAAGCACTTGATAAGTGTTTCAAACTCTATTTAGCTGGGGCAGAGAATCGTAAATACGATCCACTTGTTGCTCCTATTCGTAGCAAACACTTACATGGATTACCTGAAGCTTTGATCGTTACAGCAGAATATGATCCGCTTCGTGATCAAGGTGAGGCTTATGCGAAAAAGTTAACAGAGGCAGGTGTCTTGGTTACTTTAAAACGCATGGAGAAAGTGCCGCATGATTTTATGCAAACTGACTCTGATGCAACGGATGAAGTGTATCAATTGATCGGTGACTTTTTAACTGAGAAATAA
- a CDS encoding HD domain-containing protein, whose protein sequence is MYQKAKIFAANAHLGQKRKITGEKYFSHPLNVARLLANAGFSEEVVVAGLLHDVVEDTEITSQEIERQFGKPVAELVAAHTENKALSWEERKAHTIETVRLGSLAEKALIVADKYDNLLSIQYAFSSEGKRVWSYFKRSYSEQKWYYESVAKEMSFGLGVPEIPSFFFSYAQLVPIVFGENMIS, encoded by the coding sequence ATGTATCAGAAAGCGAAAATATTTGCGGCTAATGCTCATTTAGGCCAAAAACGCAAGATCACTGGAGAAAAATATTTTAGTCATCCATTAAATGTTGCTCGACTTTTAGCTAACGCGGGCTTTTCTGAAGAAGTTGTTGTGGCGGGGTTGCTGCATGATGTTGTTGAGGATACTGAGATAACCAGCCAAGAAATTGAACGTCAATTTGGCAAACCAGTGGCTGAATTAGTTGCTGCTCATACAGAAAATAAAGCTTTGTCTTGGGAGGAGCGGAAAGCGCATACGATTGAAACCGTACGTCTAGGCTCGTTAGCTGAAAAAGCATTGATTGTAGCAGATAAATATGATAATTTACTCTCGATTCAATATGCTTTTAGCTCAGAGGGGAAGCGCGTTTGGTCCTATTTTAAGCGTAGTTATTCTGAACAGAAGTGGTATTACGAAAGCGTGGCAAAAGAGATGTCTTTTGGGCTTGGCGTGCCTGAAATTCCAAGCTTCTTTTTTTCTTATGCGCAACTTGTGCCCATTGTTTTTGGCGAAAATATGATTAGCTAA
- a CDS encoding argininosuccinate synthase, which translates to MTKEKVILAYSGGLDTSVAIKWLTDLNYEVITCCLDVGEGKDLTFIKEKALTIGASASYTIDVKDEFANDFALIALQAHAYYEGKYPLISALSRPLIAKKLVELARKEGATCIAHGCTGKGNDQVRFEVAIHALAPDLTIISPVRDWKWSREEEINYARQKDIPIPINLDQPFSIDQNLWGRSNECGILENPWISPPEEAYELTTSLEDTPNTPQVIEITFEEGIPVALNKEEIPLASLILKLNDIAGQHGIGRIDHIENRLVGIKSREVYECPAAQVLITAHQELENLTFVRETLHFKPLIEQKISEMIYNGLWFSPLTEALISFLKTTQEYVNGVVRMKLFKGHAIVEGRKSPNSLYDENLATYTSADTFDQDAAIGFIKLWGLQTKVNAEINSKNKAENEV; encoded by the coding sequence ATGACAAAAGAAAAAGTTATTTTAGCTTATTCTGGTGGACTGGACACATCTGTTGCAATTAAATGGTTGACCGACTTAAATTACGAGGTCATCACATGTTGTCTTGATGTTGGTGAGGGAAAAGATTTAACCTTTATTAAAGAAAAAGCATTAACAATAGGCGCTTCTGCTTCTTATACAATTGATGTCAAAGATGAATTTGCAAACGACTTCGCTTTAATTGCTTTGCAAGCACATGCTTATTATGAAGGTAAATATCCCCTAATTTCAGCGCTCTCTCGCCCTTTAATTGCGAAAAAACTTGTCGAGCTAGCGCGAAAAGAAGGCGCAACTTGCATCGCGCATGGTTGTACTGGAAAAGGAAATGATCAGGTGCGCTTTGAAGTAGCCATCCATGCTTTAGCACCAGACTTAACGATTATCTCCCCTGTTCGTGACTGGAAATGGTCACGGGAAGAAGAAATTAATTATGCACGTCAAAAAGACATCCCCATTCCAATTAATTTAGATCAGCCATTTTCCATTGATCAAAATCTTTGGGGAAGAAGCAACGAGTGTGGCATCTTAGAAAACCCTTGGATTAGTCCACCTGAAGAAGCTTATGAGCTAACAACAAGTCTTGAAGACACTCCAAACACACCTCAAGTTATCGAAATTACATTTGAAGAAGGCATCCCAGTTGCTTTAAATAAGGAAGAAATACCGCTTGCTTCATTAATTTTGAAATTAAACGATATTGCTGGTCAGCATGGAATTGGGCGGATTGATCATATTGAAAACCGCCTAGTTGGGATTAAATCTCGCGAAGTTTATGAATGCCCTGCAGCTCAAGTTTTAATCACAGCACACCAAGAACTTGAAAATTTAACATTTGTTCGTGAAACGCTCCATTTTAAACCACTTATTGAACAAAAAATAAGCGAGATGATCTATAATGGCCTATGGTTTTCACCACTAACAGAAGCGCTGATTAGCTTTTTGAAAACAACACAAGAATATGTAAATGGCGTCGTCCGCATGAAGTTGTTTAAAGGGCACGCTATCGTTGAAGGAAGGAAGTCACCTAATTCACTTTACGATGAAAATTTAGCAACTTACACGTCCGCTGATACTTTTGATCAAGATGCAGCCATTGGTTTTATTAAGCTTTGGGGTTTGCAAACAAAAGTAAATGCTGAAATAAACAGCAAAAATAAAGCCGAGAACGAGGTGTGA
- the argH gene encoding argininosuccinate lyase codes for MEKLWGGRFEGKSEPWIESFGASISIDQKMAQEDITGSIAHVKMLGKTGILTAEEVSEILRGLKQLEMKLQSGKVTFSEQNEDIHLNIEKLLHDEIGPLAGKMHTARSRNDQVATDMHLYLKNKVHEIIQEIKRFKQILLTQAEENITTIMPGYTHLQHAQPISFAHHLLAYHAMLTRDVERFFENLNRIDKSPLGACALAGTTFPIDPKYTAALLGLKDIYHNSLDAVSDRDFIVEFLSNSALIMMHLSRLAEEMILWTSHEFQFITLSDAYTTGSSIMPQKKNPDMAELIRGKTGRVYGNLVSLLTTLKALPLAYNKDMQEDKEGMFDTAETVLSCLKIFSSMAKEMKVNHETMIQATQKDFSNATELADYLAKKGIPFRSAHEMVGKLVLSCVKRGIYLQDVTLAEYQTLSPLITADVYQALRSETAVLKRSSYGGTGFRQIEEMIVLLKKKES; via the coding sequence ATGGAAAAGCTTTGGGGTGGACGTTTTGAAGGAAAAAGCGAACCATGGATTGAATCTTTTGGTGCCTCAATTTCGATTGATCAAAAAATGGCGCAAGAAGATATCACAGGAAGCATAGCACACGTTAAAATGCTTGGGAAGACAGGCATTCTAACAGCAGAAGAAGTCAGTGAAATCCTACGTGGACTAAAACAACTTGAAATGAAATTACAATCTGGAAAAGTAACGTTTTCCGAACAAAACGAAGATATTCATTTAAATATTGAAAAGTTACTACATGATGAAATCGGTCCACTTGCTGGAAAAATGCATACTGCTCGCAGCCGCAATGACCAAGTAGCAACGGATATGCACCTTTACTTAAAAAATAAAGTTCACGAGATCATACAAGAAATTAAGCGTTTCAAACAAATACTACTCACTCAAGCAGAAGAAAATATCACAACGATTATGCCCGGATACACTCATTTACAGCACGCTCAGCCCATCTCATTTGCCCATCATTTACTTGCTTACCATGCCATGTTAACTCGCGACGTCGAACGCTTTTTTGAAAATTTAAACCGAATTGATAAGTCCCCGCTTGGAGCTTGTGCACTAGCGGGGACAACATTTCCGATCGATCCAAAATATACAGCAGCTTTACTTGGCTTAAAGGATATTTATCATAATAGCTTAGATGCTGTTAGTGACCGTGATTTTATTGTTGAATTTTTAAGCAACAGCGCGCTCATTATGATGCATCTATCGCGTTTAGCTGAAGAAATGATTTTATGGACAAGCCATGAGTTTCAATTTATTACATTAAGTGACGCTTATACAACAGGGAGCTCGATCATGCCACAGAAGAAAAATCCTGATATGGCTGAGCTTATTCGGGGGAAAACAGGCCGGGTATATGGCAATTTGGTTAGCTTACTTACGACATTAAAAGCCCTACCACTTGCTTACAATAAAGATATGCAGGAAGATAAAGAAGGGATGTTTGATACTGCTGAAACAGTGCTTTCTTGTTTGAAAATTTTTTCAAGCATGGCCAAAGAAATGAAAGTGAATCATGAAACCATGATACAAGCAACACAAAAAGACTTTTCTAATGCAACGGAACTCGCTGATTATTTAGCCAAAAAAGGGATTCCATTTCGTTCGGCTCATGAAATGGTTGGTAAGCTTGTTCTCTCTTGTGTCAAAAGAGGCATTTATTTACAAGATGTTACACTTGCTGAATACCAGACGCTTTCCCCACTTATTACAGCAGATGTTTATCAAGCACTACGTTCAGAAACAGCCGTTCTTAAACGCAGCTCATATGGTGGAACTGGGTTTAGGCAAATCGAGGAAATGATTGTTCTGTTGAAAAAAAAAGAGAGCTAA
- a CDS encoding ROK family protein produces the protein MIFGAIEAGGTKFVVAVGDEKGQIIERASFKTREPQETMAEVVTFLKKYQADLKGIGVGSFGPIDIRKNSATYGYITHTPKVAWRNYNFVGHLKKEFDVPIAFTTDVNASAFGEVQLGAARDLNSCLYMTIGTGIGCGAIVSGEILTGLSHPEMGHILVRRNGQDRFAGICPSHSDCLEGLASGKAIQKRWGKEGKDLADNDAVWRLEAYYIAQALMNYILILSPERLIIGGGVTKQQPLLSFIRSELKALINGYIELPNLEKYVVLPKLGDDAAITGCLLLANLVKD, from the coding sequence ATGATTTTTGGAGCAATTGAAGCAGGTGGAACTAAGTTTGTTGTAGCAGTTGGTGATGAAAAAGGTCAGATCATTGAACGAGCAAGTTTTAAAACAAGAGAGCCACAAGAAACAATGGCAGAGGTCGTTACTTTTTTAAAAAAATATCAAGCTGATTTAAAAGGTATTGGAGTAGGTTCATTTGGCCCGATTGATATTCGGAAAAATAGTGCTACATATGGTTATATTACACATACTCCAAAAGTTGCTTGGCGGAACTATAATTTTGTTGGTCATTTAAAAAAGGAATTTGATGTGCCAATTGCTTTTACTACGGATGTTAATGCCTCAGCTTTTGGGGAAGTTCAATTAGGTGCAGCGCGGGACTTAAATAGTTGTCTTTATATGACAATCGGAACTGGTATTGGTTGTGGAGCGATTGTTTCTGGTGAAATTTTAACGGGTCTATCCCATCCAGAAATGGGACATATTCTTGTTAGGCGGAATGGACAAGATCGTTTTGCTGGTATTTGTCCGTCTCATAGTGATTGTTTGGAGGGGCTTGCTTCTGGTAAAGCGATTCAAAAAAGGTGGGGAAAAGAAGGAAAAGATTTAGCGGATAATGATGCTGTCTGGCGTTTAGAAGCTTATTATATTGCGCAAGCATTAATGAATTATATCCTTATTTTATCACCCGAGAGACTGATCATTGGTGGTGGGGTGACAAAGCAGCAGCCATTGCTTTCTTTTATTCGTAGTGAATTAAAAGCACTCATCAATGGCTATATTGAACTGCCGAATTTGGAAAAGTACGTTGTTTTGCCTAAGTTAGGCGACGATGCGGCAATTACCGGCTGTTTGCTATTGGCAAATTTAGTAAAGGATTGA